The Nitrososphaerales archaeon region TTCGAAAAATAAAGTGGTTGTCAATGAAAAAACTATAGAATCTAAGAACATAGTTATTGCTACAGGAAGCTATCCTGTCTGTCTACCAGGCTACGAATTTGCCGGAAATATAGTCTCAACCGATACAGTACTAGAATTAGAAGAGCTTCCAAGGTCGATCATAATCGTTGGAGGTGGCTATAGCGGTTGCGAGTTCGCATCGATTCTGAATGTTTTTGGATGTAAGGTCACTTTGGTGGAAATCGAAGATCACCTTATACCCTCACAAACGGTAGAGATTGGAAGTACGATTGAGAAGTACATGCGGCTTGACGGAATCAATGTGATGACAAAGTCAAGAGTTGAAAGGATCACTGATGGTATTGCTGTAGTTAATGGAGAAAATATATCAGCAGATAAGATTCTAGTCTGTATAGGAAGAAAGCCAAGGATAAATGAGGATGAGTTACGCAATGTTGGTGTAAAATTTAGTGCTCAAGGCATCACTGTTGACGAAGAGATGCGCACAAGTGTTACAAACATCTTTGCGGTAGGCGATATCACTGGTATGTATGAACTTGCACATGTTGCATCGAAGCAGGGCGAGATAGCTGCCCAGAACATAATGGGATTTAGGAGTAAGATGGACTACAGATGTGTACCTGTATGCATATTTACATACCCAGAGGTTGCGTTTGTTGGCGAGTTTGATGGAAAGGGAGGAGAGTTTCCACTTCTAGGAAGTGCAAAGGCAAGTTGCCTAGGAGATACCAGAGGTATTGTCAAGGTCTTTGAAAGGAACGGTGTCATTGCTGGCGCAATTATAATTGCACCACATGCGGGAGAATTGATAAGCGAAGCTGCACTAGCAATTAAAATGCGACTGAAGCCCGAAGACATATCTGATACTATACACGTTCATCCCACACTTCCCGAATCCTTCGCTGAGGCTGTAAGAGATCTTAAGAAAGAGGCTATACATCTTCCTCGAAAGGAGCATAAAGGTGCATGATTCATTGCAGTATGGAGGAAGCTAAGATTAAACCCGTCTCTAGAACAGTCCAACAATTCTTCCATACTCGTCTAGATCTGCGTTAATGGCAGCTGGTCTGGAGGGAAGGCCCGGCATGGTCATAATTTCACCAGCTAACACGTTCAGATAACCCGCCCCTGTAGCAGGTATAATATCTACTATCGGAAGGGTGTAACCAACTGGCACACCTTTCATATTAGGGTCATGTGAGAGTGAGAGGTGTGTCTTTGATATGCAGATAGGCAGGGTATCATGTTTCCATTCTGTGTAAAGCTTTATCTTTTTCTCTGCGGTTTCTGAATATTCTACAGAGGCTGCTCCGTACATCTCCTTAGCTATGACCTCTATCTTGTCTTTTATGGGCATGTCATCTGGATAAAGGAATTTGAATGTGTGAGGTTTTTCACATGCGTCTAATACAACCTTTGCAAGCTCGATCCCACCATTCCCACCATCTGCCCAAACAGTTGCTGACACTGTAGCTGCCGCGCCAGCTTTCTTGGTCTCGTCTATTACAGCACGAATTTCTGCATCGGTGTCGCTTACGAACCTGTTTATGCAGATAACAACAGGTACACCAAACTTCTTCATGTTATTGACATGCTTGGCAAGGTTTGCGCAGCCCTTACGCGTGCTCTCTACATCTTCATCTAAAACACTTCCCTTCCGTCGTTCACTTGCCTCTAACGCACCACCATGGATCTTCAACGCCCTAATTGTTGCTACTATTACAACACAGTCGGGTCTTAATCCTGACTGCCTACACTTTATATTCATAAGCTTCTCTGCGCCCATTTCGCTACCAAACCCACTTTCCGTGACAACATAATCAGCGAGCTTCAGAGCTATTTTGTCTGCAATTACGGAGTTGTTTCCTATAGAGATGTTAGCAAAAGGGCCACCATGTATTATACAGGGAACATTTTCCAAGGTTTGCACCAGATTCGGTTTCAATGCATCTTTAAGCAAGACGCACATGGCTCCAGCTGCCTTAAGGTCCTCTGCGGTCACAGGTTTTCCACTCCGATTCTTGGCTACCATAATTCTACCCAGTCTCTTCCTTAGGTTCGTCAGGTCTGTAGCTAAGGAAAGGATAGACATCACCTCCGATGCAACTGTAATGTCGAAGCCTGACTCCCTCGGATAACCATCAATCTTTTGAGTGGACTTCATACCAATCATTATGTTTGCCAAAGCGGCATCACCCAGATCGACCACTCTTTTCCACGTTATGCTGGTTGGATCGATGTCGAGTTCGTTGTTCCTCTTAAAACGAGGATGGAAAATGTGATTATCAATCATAGCGGCAAGAAGATTGTTTGCTGCTCCTACGGCATGTATATCTCCAGTAAAGTGGAGGTTGATATCTTCCATAGGGACGACCTGACAATAGCCTCCTCCAGTCCCTCTACCCTTGATGCCGAATATAGGACCCATACTGGGTTGTCTAAGAGTACTTATGACCTTCTTTCCCAGTCTGGCTAAAGCTTGTGCTAGACCTATGTTGACAACTGTTTTACCCTCCCCTGCCGCCGTGGGAGTAATAGCTGTTACAGCGATATACTTACCGTTGTTTAGATCCCGAAATTTTTTGTTCAGGCCTAGTTTAATCTTTGCTTTGTACTTCCCATACAGCTCTATATCGTCTTCAGTCAATCCTATTTCCCTTGCTATCTCCAGTATAGGTTCGGGTCTTGACTGTCGTACTATCTCTATGTCAGACATTATATTCATACCCATGGTTTACAAATCTCCTTTTCTATTCACGCCAATCCTTGTTTATAATATAGTGCTTTTTAACCTTCAGAATTAAGATGCATTGCATCTGCCAGTTCATGGATCTTAGTTTTCCAATTCTTAGCTTTCACTATTCCACTTGCCACAAGTATACCCTTCGATCCAAGTCTAACAGCCGCAGAAACGTCTTCTCGGTTAACTATGCCTGCACCGCAAATTACACTTACATCTGGATTAACATCGTTTACAGCATCTATTGAGCGTGTAATTATACCAGGATTTGCCTTTGAAACCGCTATCCCGCTACCAATAAGTTCAGGGGGTTCAATGGCAATATAGTCAGGTGAAAAAGTGGCCAACTTTTTCACCTCTTGAGGAGTTCTGGCGCACACCACAGAGATCATTTTCAGATCGTGTAATCTTAGCACAATATCTCTGATTATATGTACAGGTATACGATGCTCGCTGTGATTTATCAATGATCCACTTATTCCATAGGACTTCGCGATTTCAGGCACCATGAATCCAGTAGTATTCCCTATTGCAG contains the following coding sequences:
- a CDS encoding formate--tetrahydrofolate ligase, which produces MGMNIMSDIEIVRQSRPEPILEIAREIGLTEDDIELYGKYKAKIKLGLNKKFRDLNNGKYIAVTAITPTAAGEGKTVVNIGLAQALARLGKKVISTLRQPSMGPIFGIKGRGTGGGYCQVVPMEDINLHFTGDIHAVGAANNLLAAMIDNHIFHPRFKRNNELDIDPTSITWKRVVDLGDAALANIMIGMKSTQKIDGYPRESGFDITVASEVMSILSLATDLTNLRKRLGRIMVAKNRSGKPVTAEDLKAAGAMCVLLKDALKPNLVQTLENVPCIIHGGPFANISIGNNSVIADKIALKLADYVVTESGFGSEMGAEKLMNIKCRQSGLRPDCVVIVATIRALKIHGGALEASERRKGSVLDEDVESTRKGCANLAKHVNNMKKFGVPVVICINRFVSDTDAEIRAVIDETKKAGAAATVSATVWADGGNGGIELAKVVLDACEKPHTFKFLYPDDMPIKDKIEVIAKEMYGAASVEYSETAEKKIKLYTEWKHDTLPICISKTHLSLSHDPNMKGVPVGYTLPIVDIIPATGAGYLNVLAGEIMTMPGLPSRPAAINADLDEYGRIVGLF
- the lpdA gene encoding dihydrolipoyl dehydrogenase — encoded protein: MYDAVVIGGGPGGYVCAIRAAQVGGKICLIEKNGLGGTCTQKGCIPTKFLHSMGDIARRATAAKKNGIDAKIRIDYRLLKSGMQDTVDKLASGIRFLLQSYGVHLVEGEGHIVSKNKVVVNEKTIESKNIVIATGSYPVCLPGYEFAGNIVSTDTVLELEELPRSIIIVGGGYSGCEFASILNVFGCKVTLVEIEDHLIPSQTVEIGSTIEKYMRLDGINVMTKSRVERITDGIAVVNGENISADKILVCIGRKPRINEDELRNVGVKFSAQGITVDEEMRTSVTNIFAVGDITGMYELAHVASKQGEIAAQNIMGFRSKMDYRCVPVCIFTYPEVAFVGEFDGKGGEFPLLGSAKASCLGDTRGIVKVFERNGVIAGAIIIAPHAGELISEAALAIKMRLKPEDISDTIHVHPTLPESFAEAVRDLKKEAIHLPRKEHKGA
- the tpiA gene encoding triose-phosphate isomerase; amino-acid sequence: MRKPGQLFVINFKNYMEVSGRNSLKLAKAAEYVAGRSRKEIIVAPPPGSLAYIANFIRIPVFAQHLDHSAIGNTTGFMVPEIAKSYGISGSLINHSEHRIPVHIIRDIVLRLHDLKMISVVCARTPQEVKKLATFSPDYIAIEPPELIGSGIAVSKANPGIITRSIDAVNDVNPDVSVICGAGIVNREDVSAAVRLGSKGILVASGIVKAKNWKTKIHELADAMHLNSEG